In Sphingobacterium sp. SYP-B4668, the sequence GAAATCATGGCACTGCTTAGTCGTTATGCGGATGAGAAAAGTACTGTTGAAGAAAAAAAGCAGCTTGAATCATTTGTACTCAAAAAAGGCCTTGCCAATCATATTCGAACGAGTGAACCCGACTATTCTTTTTTGAAGGATCGTGGTCGAAAGCAATTGGTGGCTTATTTATCTATTCAAAATAGATCAGTCAGACTTAGAAAGAGAATTAAGATAGTTACTGCTGTGGCTGCCACGTTTATTATTGGGTTTCTCCTTGTCAAACTACTATATATCCCGAGTTATTTGGATAACAATAAGACGGACATCTATATTACGGAGGCTGTCAATCCTGGCGATACTTCTGCTATCCTGAAGCTTGCGGACGGTAAAAAAGTGCTGCTAGGTAGGCACGATGGTGTGTTGATGGAAGGCCAAATGCAACTAGCTGAAAACAACAAAGGACAAGAATTAAACTATGCCAATCCACTAGCCAGCGAAGAGCAAGGTTTGGACGCTTGGAACGAACTGATTATTCCTCGAGGAGGACAATATGTAGTCATCTTGTCTGATGGGACACGTGTCACGATGAATTCTGCCAGTACACTACGTTTCCCTGTACGATTTACGGGAACAGATCGAATTGTTTCACTCGAGGGGGAAGCCTATTTTGAGGTTGAAAAAGATGCAAAAAGGCCGTTTAAGGTCCTGAGTAAAGACCAGATCGTACAGGTGACAGGGACCAAGTTTAATGTCAAATCATACGGTCAAAATGCCTACGTGCAAACTTCCTTGTTAGAGGGGGGAGTACTTATTTCACAAGGCGACCAACAGGTCCATTTATCACCGGGACAGCAAGCACAAAGTAGCCCTGGAACCACCTTGAAAGTACGGGCTTTTGAGGAGATGGATGTCCTTGGATGGAAAAATGGCAATTTTGCGTTCGATAACAAATCTCTACGAGAAATCATGGAAGATATAGAACGGTGGTATAATATCGACGTCTCATACGAAGGAGAAATATCTAGCGTAAAATACGGAGGAAACTTTACAAAATCTAAGGGCTTGAAAGTTCTTTTAAATCATCTAAGCAAGATGACAGGTAATCGATTTGTAATAGAAGGAAGGAGGGTCACGGTGAAATCTTAAAATACCTAAAGAATTTTGTCTGAACCAAAAAGTTGGGAATGTAGGGCATTCCCAAACTTTTCTTTACCAAATGGTAAAATCAGGTTCTTTATCCTAAGAGTTTTTATTTCGTAATTCTTACAAACCTAATCTATGCAAATATACAATTTTTTCCTGAGTCGAAGATTCAGGAGACCAGACCATTTATACCCCAAATTAATTAGAATGAAGCTTTTGGCAATTATGCTATTTGCTTTTGTAATGCAATTAGAAGCAAGCACAAGAGCGCAGACCGTCACTATTGTTTCGAAAAAGACAACCATAAAGCAGGTTTTTTTGGAAATCAAAAAGCAGACCGGTTATGATTTTTTTTATGCAAATGAGGATATTGCCCATGCCGGTAGTTTTTCCGTGAGCATAAAGAATAGACCTTTAGTCGATGCTTTGAATAGCATTTTGACGACAAATGGGTTAAGATTTGACGTAAACAACAAATCTATCTTTGTAGAAAAAGATAAGCGGGCGATTAAAGCCGAAGCATCAGTTGACAAAATACAACAGGAATTGATTACCGGGACAGTGCTTGATTCCTTAGGCAATACCTTGTCAGGGGTGACCATCGTTATCGTTGGCAAGAGTGGAGAGGGAACCAAGACAGATGCAAAGGGGCATTTTGAATTGAAGGCTCCACTAGGTAGCAAATTACTCTTTTCCTACGTCGGATACAATAGTCAAGAACTTACCGTTGCCAATTATTCTCCTTTGCGTATTGTCTTGTCACCCATTCAAGAAGCTCTGGATGAGGTTGTCGTTGTGGGATTTGGCACCCAGCGCAAAATACAGACCTTAGGATCCCAATCTACTTTGAGTGTCGCAGATTTGAAGCAGCCTGTAGCCAATATTACCACGGTATTGGCGGGACGTATATCTGGACTTGTAGGCGTTCAGCGTAGTGGCGAACCAGGTTTGGATGGAGCACAGTTATGGGTTAGAGGTGTTAACACACTAAACTCTGGCTTAGCACATCCTCTGGTGATAGTAGACGGTGTAGAACGTGATTTTAATAATTTAGATCCGAATGATATAGAAAGCTTTACTATACTAAAAGACGCTTCTTCGACCTCCGTATATGGGGTAAGAGGTGCTAATGGCGTTATCTTGATTACCACAAAGAAAGGAATGGTGGGTGATACAAAAATCAATGTAGAATACCTGCAGGGGGTGACCCAATTTACACAGGTACCACAGCAAGCGGATGGAGTCACTTATATGCAGATGGCCAACGAGGCTTTAGTTACACGCGGCCAATCACCTTTATATACAGAGGAAGCTATTCGAAAAACCTATACCCAAGAGGACCCTTACTTATTTCCGAATGTCAACTGGATGAATGAAATTTTTAATGACTTTGGAAAGAATCGCAAAGCTAATTTAAACATCCGAGGTGGATCCGATAAAATGCAGTATTATGTATCGGCAGGTCTTTACGGTGAAACTGGGCTTTTTAAAACGGATGATTTACAAAAATATAATGCTAAGATAAGCTTTGACCGTTATAATTTTAGCTCAAGTTTAAATATCAAAGCAACCAAGACAACGGATATAGATTTAGGGGTAAAAGGATATATTACCAACGGTAATTATCCAGGTACTGGAACGGCAGATTTATTTAGATCCACATTTGATACTTACCCCATTATTTATCCAGTGAAATATCCAAATGGGCAAGAGCCTTATGTATCGACTGGTGGAGGAATGGCCAACCCCTATTATTTATTGACAAATAGAGGGTATGTAACTACTTATGAGAATCAGTTAATGTCTGATATTCATGTTAAGCAAAAGTTGGATTTTCTAACAGAAGGCCTTTCTGCACGCGTCCTTTATTCTTTTGATGCTAGAAATACCAATCGCTTACTTCGGAAAAAGAGCCCAAGTACGTATTATGCTACAGGAAGAGATGAAAATGGGGAGCTGGTCTATCAATTGACAAGCGAAGGAAAGGACTTTTTGAGTTTCGATCGGGAAAACACCGGCCGTCGTCAGTTCTATCTGGAATCATCTTTAAACTATTCCCGGAATTTTGGAGAGCATAGTATTACAGGCCTATTTTTATTTAATCAGTCCGATCGAATCAGTGCGAATGCTACTGACTTAATTGGCTCCTTGCCTTATAGAAGTAGAGGTATAGTAGGGCGTGGTAGTTATTCCTATGCAGACCGTTATTTAGCAGAGGTGAGTTTTGGCTATAATGGTGCGGAAAATTTTGCACCAGAGTTTCGCTATGGTCTATTCCCTTCGTATGCCGTTGGCTGGGTCCCCTCAAATGAGCGCTTTTGGCAAGGCTTAGATTCGTACGTTCAAAAATTAAAAGTTAGGGGATCTTATGGTAAAGTCGGGAGTTCAACAATTGAAGGACGTCGTTTTGCCTATATTGAAGTCATTGGTGGTGTTGGAGGTTATTTTTATGGTAGAGAACGAGATAATAATATTGGTGGTTTAGATATTACTGAGTATGCTTCCAATGCATCTTGGGAAATAGAAACCAATTGGAATCTTGGTTTAGAACTTGGTTTATTAAAGAATTCCTTACAAATCGACTTGGATTATTTTAATAGAGATCGTGAAAATATCTTTTTAAATAGAGCATCCGTGCCCGAATCTGCAGGATTCAGAAGTAATCTGCTAGGCAATCTCGGAGAGACCAATGCAAGGGGACTAGATGCCAGTATGAATTATAATACACAATTTGGAGCGTTTTCGACCATGATTCGTGGCACATTTACCTATAGCAAAAACAAGGTCATCGAAAATGATCAGCCTATACAACCATATCCACACATGGAGCGGAGAGGGCATGCTATTGGTCAACGTTTTGGGTACATAGTAGATGGTTTTTATACCCAGCAGGAAATCGATGATCCGAGTGTCGCGAGGACTGTCGGGGTGGTACAGGCAGGAGATTTGAAATTCAAAGATTTAAATGAGGATGGCCTTATTGACGGAATGGATTATGCTGCGATTGGTAAGAGTGATATCCCTCAAATCGTATATGGTTTTGGAACGACCATTGGTTATAAAGGCTTTTCCTTGGGTGCCTTTTTTCAAGGAGTAGGTCGTACGGATTTTTACATGTCTAATCGTTTTATGCCTTTTTTGGAGGGTACGGCGCGAGGTGGACTTTATGAGAATATAACCGATAGATGGACAGAAGATAATCCCAGACAAGACGCCTTTTATCCCCGGCTATCCCACGGTAATTTGAATCAAAATTATTCATCAACCAATAGCCATTGGTTGATGGATGGTAGCTTTTTGCGATTAAAGACCTTAGACTTTGGCTATACGATTCCACCCAGTATATTCCAAAAATATGGAGTAAGCAATATGCGTGTTTATTTTGTCGGTTACAATCTTTGGACAATAAGCTCATTTAAAATGTACGATCCTGAATTAGGTAATGGGGATGGACTTAAGTATCCAAACATTAAGACGTTTAGTATGGGGTTAAACCTAACTTTTTAAACAAAAGAATATGAAAAGAATACTATTTATACAGCTGTGTATTTTACTGTTGGCAGCCACCTCTTGTACCAAAGGGTTCTTTGATCAGGTACCTGATGATCGTTTAACACTAGAACAGACATTTTTGAATCGAGCGACTACAGAGCAATACCTCGCGGGGGTATATGGTTACATTCGCAGGGAGGTCGATCATAATGGGGCGAACACCCCTTGGGAAGGTCTTTCGGATGATATGGATGTCACTTATAATGACTATCCAACCTATGCGATGAATTTGGGGAATTGGGACATTAATCGAGGAGACTATAATTTTTGGGGGCATTATTATCAAGGCATTCGCTCTGCGGCCGTTTTTTTGAAGTATGTCGATTTAAACAAGGATATGACTGCAGATGAGATTACCAAATACAAGGCCGAGGCTCGAGTATTACGAGCGTGGTTTTATTTCTGTTTGATGCGTCAATATGGCCCTGTCATTATCATGCCTGATGAACCTATGCAGCCTGATGCGACCATAGACCAATTGAGTATGCCTCGAAACAGCTACGATGAATGCGTTGCCTATGTGGCACAACAGATAGACCAAGCGCTGCCTGATTTGCCAGCTCAGGCTTCGAATGTGCGTGACTGGGGACGTATCAATAAAGGAATGGCCATAGGAATGAAATCCAGATTGCTATTATATGCTGCAAGTCCACTATTTAATGGAAATGCGGCCTATGCCAATTTTAAGAATTTGGATGGAAAGCTATTGATTAACCAGCAATATGATCAAAATAAATGGAAGATTGCCGCAGATGCAGCAAAAGAATTGATTGACTTAGGCTTATATTCCCTATATGTCAAAAAAGATGGGCAAGGTAAAGTAGATGCCTATGCTTCGCTAAAAGGCATGTTTTTAAATGATTGGAACAGTGAAGTGATTTTGGCTAATGGTAGACATACGGATATGCAACCTATAGACCGTAGCGGCACACCACGTTCCTTGGGTGGATGGTCATCATGGGGCCCTACACAAATGCTCGTGGATGAGTTTTTTATGGCGAATGGTAGAGCAATTACAGATCCCCAGTCGGGCTATACGGAAACGGGCTTTACGAATCAAGAGACATCTTATTTTGCGGCAGGAACGTATAATATGTATGTAGGACGTGAGCCTAGGTTTTATGTGGCGATTTCCTTTGATCAAAGTAAGTGGATCAATTCTGATAAGAATCCGAAGCCCTTAGTTATTGAGCACTATAGTGGTGGAAATAGTGGTTTGGGGACCAGTCGCAACTATTCGAGAACGGGCTATGTGAATCGTAAATTGGTACACCCCAATACCACCTTGAATCCCGATAGATTTGCAATCCGTATGGAGGTTCTAATTCGCTATGGGGAGATTTTATTGAATTATGTTGAAGCGTTGAATGAATATGATCCCGGTAATCCGGATATCTTGAAGTACCTGAACATGATTCGTGAGCGAGCAGGTATTAATCTATATGGCACTGCCGTAAGCGAAATCGCTCCCCCCGCTAGTCAGGAACTCATGCGGGCCGCTATCCGAAAAGAAAGGCGTGTGGAACTAGCATTTGAAAACTTTAGGTTCTTTGATACCAGAAGATGGAAGATTGCAGAGCAAGTGGAGGGTGGAGCTTTCTGGGGAATGAATGTAGAAGGTAGAAATAAAACAGAATTTGCACAAAGAAAAGTTTTTGAAACCAGGGTGTGGAGAGATCGTCAGTATTTATGGAATATCACACAATCTGAATTAAATCGTAACAAAAACTTGGTCGGAAACCCAGGCTGGTAAAGGTATTGAACGCTGTTGGAGGATTCGTTCGGCAGAAGTTCGTATTTAGTACAGTAAAATTAAAACCATAAATGGTTGAGGTTCTTTATGTCCTTTTTTTAGATGACCGAGCATTTATGGCGTAAAATTATAAAGAGATGAAACATATATATATCCTATTATTAGCTTTACTTTTTATGACAAATAGTTGTAAAGAGGAAGTCGTAAATCACATGACTACACTCTCTGATGTGATTTTGTTAGCGCCTGAGAGTGATACCTTTATCGATATAGATCCCAAGAGTAATGCTGTTGTCAGGCTGCATTGGCAAAAATCTATTGTAGCGGACGGGACCTTAGCATTCTATTCTATCTTGTTTGACAAAGAGTCTGGTGATTTTTCAAACCCTGTTCGTATACTGAAACCACTCAAGCAAGGTGTCGAACAAGAGTTTATACTATCACATCAAGAGCTCAACCGTATCGCATCGGATGCGGGCATTCCAGAGTTGGGTGCTGGGAAGTTAAAGTGGACAGTGCAAGCATCAAATGGTGTTAATCAATCGCCAAAGGGAGCTTCGTTCATCTTGCAGGTCAAACGGCCTTCCGGATTTGCACGTAATCCCGAACAGTTGTTTTTATCCGGTACGGGAACGGAAGCCGGAGCTAATCTCCAGAATGGTATACCCCTGCGAAAAATAAGTGACGGCATATTTGAGGTGTACACTTCTCTAGATCAAGGGTCATTGGTTTTTCACGATGGTCAAAATGCCCAGGCGGTGACCTATATCATGGATGGAAACGCTATTAAAGCAGGTGAAAAAGGAGTAAGTCCCGTGAGCAAGACGACTGTCCTTAAACTGCAGTTAAACTTTAATCAATCTGTCACTCAATTGACTGAAATTCTAGAAGTTGGTGTGTGGTTTTCTGGCTTCAATAGGGTGACGCACGGTTTAGCGTATGAAAGTAAAGGTGTCTGGGCTCTTCGCAATGCTGAAATTGCTTTCTCTCAGCAAAGTTGGGGTAAAGATGAGCGCTACAAATTTCGACTACGCGAAAAGGGACAAGATAATGTTGTCAAAACATACTATTTAGGAAGTTCAAAAAAAGACAATTCTAAGCCCAGCTCATCTACAGAAGCATCCTATTTCTACTTATTCCCTGTGGAAAATAGCCAGTGGGATTACACCTATAAATTTATGAGAGAAAGTGGCAATGCTGATATTCTACTTGATTTTAATGCGTCCGCGAATTCAACACATAAAGTCGAATACCGTTAAAATTAACCATCGTTATAATCAAAAATTATTATGAATAATACTATAAAATATAGTTGGTGCTTACTTGTTTTTTTAATGGTAAGCTCTTGTAAACAATCAAATCATGATTACGGTATAAAAGATGAATCCGCATCGATTCCCGAGACTTTGGTATGGAATGATTTAGCTGAGAGAAGTCAGCTATCACTGTTCAAGGAGTTTTGGTCCCAGGATTTGTATTTCAATCAAAACAATGATGGGCACAAGGGTTTCAATTATTGGTGGAATGCACACGGAGTTGATTTGCTGGTCGACGGATATCTGCGTACCAAGGATCCCATGTATATCAAGAATTTGGATCTTTTGTTAAGTGGCGTGTACAAGAAAAATGGGAATACGATGTGGAATACCTTTTATGACGATATGGAATGGATGGGTATTGCCGCATTAAATGCGTATGGGGCTACGGGTGATGTCAGGTATAAAGACCTAGCTGTGCAGCTCTGGAACTGGATTAAAGTGGGCTGGAGTGATGTGAAGGGTGGAGGCATTGCTTGGGCCTCTGGATCTAAGGATTCCAAGAATGCCTGTTCAAATGCGCCTGCGATTATCCTGGTTGCTCGTTTATATCAACTGGATAAAAATCCAGAGTACCTAGAATGGACTCATCGTATTTATAATTGGATGGAAAAATACCTGATTGACAATTCAAGAGGTGTTGTTTGGGATGCCTATGGCAATTTTAATGAGGACAATTTGTATACCTATAATCAAGGAACTTTTATTGGAGCAGCCCTTGAATTATATAAAATAACCAAAGATGTCAAATACAAAAATACAGCCATACGTACCGCCAATTATGTAATTAATGATAGGATAAAATTTTCTGTAGATGGCGTGCTCAAAGAAATGGGAGGGGGGACAGGTGACGGTGGACTTTTTAAAGGAATTTTTATCCGTTATTTTACCGATCTCATTATATATGGTGATTTGGATATCTATACCAAAAGGGTATATATCGACTACCTCAAAACGAATGGTGCGAGCTTGTGGACCAAGGGCACCATGCTGCCTGACGTGCTGTTTAGTCCGCATTGGCGTGAAAAGCCAAAGAATAGAGTTACGGATTCCTCGGTACATATGAGTGGTGCCATGCTCTTTGAAATGTTGGATTTGTTAGATAGAAAAGAATTGTTGAATTGATAAATCCAGTAAAAATGTTTCAAAAAAAGAAGAGCGTCTACATCGTCATTTTGCTATTGTGTATAGTATCTGTGCGCAGCACATTTGGACAGCATAAATATTTACAGAAGTGGCCGAAAGGCAAATCTCCAGAAGAGATTGGCTTACTCGTGGCTGGGCGGTTTGTCCAATCGGCTCATCCCAATTGGGGCAATCCTGGTCCAGCAAACGAGATAACCTATCCCGAGACGTGCGCATGGTATGGCGCACTGTTGTTTGCAGGTCGAATCCAACATGACATCCTACTAAAGGCGCTACAAGGGCGATATGAGATATTGCAGGCTACCGAAAGAAAGCTCATTCCCAAAGCAGATCATGTCGATCATACCGTATTTGGCAGCATCCCTTTAGAATTGTATATGCTAACCAAGGACAATAAGTACTTGAAACAAGGTATTCGCTATGCCGATCAACAATGGCAGTTGCCCGACAAGGCCACAACCGCTGAAAAAGATTGGCATGATAAGGGATTCTCCTGGCAGACTAGATTATGGATAGACGATATGTTCATGATTTCCACTATCCAAGCGCAGGCCTACCGCGCTACCGGCGATGTAAGCTATATCAATAGAGCTGCACGTGAGATGGTGATGTATCTCTCCCAATTACAACGCAGTAACGGCCTGTTCTACCATGCCGATGACGTTCCTATTTTTTGGGGACGTGGTAATGGTTGGTATGCAGCAGGAATGGCCGAGCTACTTCGTTCACTTCCCCTAGAAAATCCCTATAGGGCGGAGATTTTGGCCGGTTATCAAAAGATGATGCTGACGCTGTTGGACTATCAGGATACTACAGGTATGTGGAAGCAAATCATAGATGATCCGACCGCTTGGAATGAAAGTTCAGGTACGGCAATGTTTACATATGCAATGACTTTGGGTGTTAAAAACGGTTGGCTAGAAGAGCGAAAATTTGGCCCTGTAGTGCGCAAATCTTGGTTGGCCCTAACGGAGTATATCGATACCCTAGGAGATGTAAGTGAAGTTTGTGAAGGGACCAACAAAAAGAATGATAAACAATACTACCTAGATAGAAGACGCTTGAAGGGAGATATGCATGGTCAAGCCCCAATATTGTGGACTGCATTTGCCTTATTGCAGAATAATTAATTGCTAAAATTTACATACATGAAGAAACGACTTTTTGTCTTGTTTTTGCTCACTTTTCCATTCGTGCTGCTACAGGCCCGAGAATTGGAATTGAAATCGCCAAATGGTTATTTGGTAGCCAAAATATCCATTGATAAATCCATTCATTATACACTATATCATCAAGGGCAACTTCTGTTAGATTCCGTCCATTTGGGTATGCAAATAGCCGATAGAATATGGGGGGATACACCCCTTCTGAATAAACATCAGTATACACAATCAAATACCGATATTTTTCCGGTTGTACCCTTGAAGTTTTCAAAAGTTCAAAATCAATACAACGCGTTGAATCTAACCTTTAAAGGTGGTTTTTCCTTAGAATTTAGACTCTTTGATGATGGTCTTGCCCATCGTTTTAAGACAGATTTGAAACAGGAGCTATATATTCAAAACGAAATTTTTAGCCTTTCCCTACCCACCAGTTATGAGCTGCATGGACAACAAGTCGGCGGCTTTAAGACAGCTTATGAAGAACCTTACACTCATTTTTCCAGTGCAGAGTGGAAACCTCAGGATAAAAAAATCGTATTACCTGTACTTTTATCTGGGAAGGAACAGCTTCGGTTGTTCATTTCGGAGGCTAATTTGGAGCAGTATCCAGCGATGTTCTTACAGTCCGGAGGTTCGAATAAGATTCGGGCTGTTTTCCCCAAAGTGCCACTCGATTTTGGTTACGATGGTGACCGAAGTGTAAAGATCTTAAAAGAAGCAGACTATATCGCCAAGACCGCTGGTCAACGTGACTTCCCTTGGCGTTTTGTGGTGGTATCTACCTCGGACAGGTCATTGCTGGAAAATACGATGGCCGTCAAATTGGGCGCTAAATCCGCCATCCTTGATCCGAGTTGGATCAAGCCGGGACAGGTGAGTTGGGAATGGTGGCATGACGCCTCTCCTTACGGCGAAGATGTAGATTTTGTCGCAGGATATAATGTCGCTACATATAAATATTATATTGATTTTGCGTCAAAGTATGGTATCCCCTACATCATTATGGATGAAGGATGGGCAAAGACGACCACAGATCCATTTACCCCCAATCCTGAGGTAGATGTGCATGAGTTGATCCGTTATGGGAAGGAGAAAAATGTGGGGGTAGTGCTTTGGCTGACTTGGTTAGCGGTAGAGAATAATTTTGATGTCTTTAAGACTTTTCAGGAATGGGGAGTAAAAGGGATTAAAATTGATTTTATGGATCGAAGCGATCAGTGGATGGTAGATTTTTATGAACGTGTAGCTATTGAAGCTTCCAAGAATAAGTTATTTGTAGATTTTCACGGTTCATTTAAGCCTGCGG encodes:
- a CDS encoding SusE domain-containing protein, with the protein product MKHIYILLLALLFMTNSCKEEVVNHMTTLSDVILLAPESDTFIDIDPKSNAVVRLHWQKSIVADGTLAFYSILFDKESGDFSNPVRILKPLKQGVEQEFILSHQELNRIASDAGIPELGAGKLKWTVQASNGVNQSPKGASFILQVKRPSGFARNPEQLFLSGTGTEAGANLQNGIPLRKISDGIFEVYTSLDQGSLVFHDGQNAQAVTYIMDGNAIKAGEKGVSPVSKTTVLKLQLNFNQSVTQLTEILEVGVWFSGFNRVTHGLAYESKGVWALRNAEIAFSQQSWGKDERYKFRLREKGQDNVVKTYYLGSSKKDNSKPSSSTEASYFYLFPVENSQWDYTYKFMRESGNADILLDFNASANSTHKVEYR
- a CDS encoding RagB/SusD family nutrient uptake outer membrane protein, with amino-acid sequence MKRILFIQLCILLLAATSCTKGFFDQVPDDRLTLEQTFLNRATTEQYLAGVYGYIRREVDHNGANTPWEGLSDDMDVTYNDYPTYAMNLGNWDINRGDYNFWGHYYQGIRSAAVFLKYVDLNKDMTADEITKYKAEARVLRAWFYFCLMRQYGPVIIMPDEPMQPDATIDQLSMPRNSYDECVAYVAQQIDQALPDLPAQASNVRDWGRINKGMAIGMKSRLLLYAASPLFNGNAAYANFKNLDGKLLINQQYDQNKWKIAADAAKELIDLGLYSLYVKKDGQGKVDAYASLKGMFLNDWNSEVILANGRHTDMQPIDRSGTPRSLGGWSSWGPTQMLVDEFFMANGRAITDPQSGYTETGFTNQETSYFAAGTYNMYVGREPRFYVAISFDQSKWINSDKNPKPLVIEHYSGGNSGLGTSRNYSRTGYVNRKLVHPNTTLNPDRFAIRMEVLIRYGEILLNYVEALNEYDPGNPDILKYLNMIRERAGINLYGTAVSEIAPPASQELMRAAIRKERRVELAFENFRFFDTRRWKIAEQVEGGAFWGMNVEGRNKTEFAQRKVFETRVWRDRQYLWNITQSELNRNKNLVGNPGW
- a CDS encoding glycoside hydrolase family 97 protein; translation: MKKRLFVLFLLTFPFVLLQARELELKSPNGYLVAKISIDKSIHYTLYHQGQLLLDSVHLGMQIADRIWGDTPLLNKHQYTQSNTDIFPVVPLKFSKVQNQYNALNLTFKGGFSLEFRLFDDGLAHRFKTDLKQELYIQNEIFSLSLPTSYELHGQQVGGFKTAYEEPYTHFSSAEWKPQDKKIVLPVLLSGKEQLRLFISEANLEQYPAMFLQSGGSNKIRAVFPKVPLDFGYDGDRSVKILKEADYIAKTAGQRDFPWRFVVVSTSDRSLLENTMAVKLGAKSAILDPSWIKPGQVSWEWWHDASPYGEDVDFVAGYNVATYKYYIDFASKYGIPYIIMDEGWAKTTTDPFTPNPEVDVHELIRYGKEKNVGVVLWLTWLAVENNFDVFKTFQEWGVKGIKIDFMDRSDQWMVDFYERVAIEASKNKLFVDFHGSFKPAGLELKYPNVLSYEGVRGMEQMGGAFPNNSLYLPFIRNVVGPMDYTPGAMLSMQPEVYRSERPNSASIGTRAYQMALFIAFESGLQMLADNPSLYYRNPDCTAFITKVPTTWDETRAIEAEAGKYLVVAKRKGDKWYIAAIANNDQKWREFKISLDFLNSHQTYRMEAFSDGINAPRQAMDYRRTEQSVTANEELNIKIARNGGWVAVIEPK
- a CDS encoding glycoside hydrolase family 76 protein, with protein sequence MNNTIKYSWCLLVFLMVSSCKQSNHDYGIKDESASIPETLVWNDLAERSQLSLFKEFWSQDLYFNQNNDGHKGFNYWWNAHGVDLLVDGYLRTKDPMYIKNLDLLLSGVYKKNGNTMWNTFYDDMEWMGIAALNAYGATGDVRYKDLAVQLWNWIKVGWSDVKGGGIAWASGSKDSKNACSNAPAIILVARLYQLDKNPEYLEWTHRIYNWMEKYLIDNSRGVVWDAYGNFNEDNLYTYNQGTFIGAALELYKITKDVKYKNTAIRTANYVINDRIKFSVDGVLKEMGGGTGDGGLFKGIFIRYFTDLIIYGDLDIYTKRVYIDYLKTNGASLWTKGTMLPDVLFSPHWREKPKNRVTDSSVHMSGAMLFEMLDLLDRKELLN
- a CDS encoding TonB-dependent receptor, with the translated sequence MKLLAIMLFAFVMQLEASTRAQTVTIVSKKTTIKQVFLEIKKQTGYDFFYANEDIAHAGSFSVSIKNRPLVDALNSILTTNGLRFDVNNKSIFVEKDKRAIKAEASVDKIQQELITGTVLDSLGNTLSGVTIVIVGKSGEGTKTDAKGHFELKAPLGSKLLFSYVGYNSQELTVANYSPLRIVLSPIQEALDEVVVVGFGTQRKIQTLGSQSTLSVADLKQPVANITTVLAGRISGLVGVQRSGEPGLDGAQLWVRGVNTLNSGLAHPLVIVDGVERDFNNLDPNDIESFTILKDASSTSVYGVRGANGVILITTKKGMVGDTKINVEYLQGVTQFTQVPQQADGVTYMQMANEALVTRGQSPLYTEEAIRKTYTQEDPYLFPNVNWMNEIFNDFGKNRKANLNIRGGSDKMQYYVSAGLYGETGLFKTDDLQKYNAKISFDRYNFSSSLNIKATKTTDIDLGVKGYITNGNYPGTGTADLFRSTFDTYPIIYPVKYPNGQEPYVSTGGGMANPYYLLTNRGYVTTYENQLMSDIHVKQKLDFLTEGLSARVLYSFDARNTNRLLRKKSPSTYYATGRDENGELVYQLTSEGKDFLSFDRENTGRRQFYLESSLNYSRNFGEHSITGLFLFNQSDRISANATDLIGSLPYRSRGIVGRGSYSYADRYLAEVSFGYNGAENFAPEFRYGLFPSYAVGWVPSNERFWQGLDSYVQKLKVRGSYGKVGSSTIEGRRFAYIEVIGGVGGYFYGRERDNNIGGLDITEYASNASWEIETNWNLGLELGLLKNSLQIDLDYFNRDRENIFLNRASVPESAGFRSNLLGNLGETNARGLDASMNYNTQFGAFSTMIRGTFTYSKNKVIENDQPIQPYPHMERRGHAIGQRFGYIVDGFYTQQEIDDPSVARTVGVVQAGDLKFKDLNEDGLIDGMDYAAIGKSDIPQIVYGFGTTIGYKGFSLGAFFQGVGRTDFYMSNRFMPFLEGTARGGLYENITDRWTEDNPRQDAFYPRLSHGNLNQNYSSTNSHWLMDGSFLRLKTLDFGYTIPPSIFQKYGVSNMRVYFVGYNLWTISSFKMYDPELGNGDGLKYPNIKTFSMGLNLTF
- a CDS encoding glycoside hydrolase family 88/105 protein, with the protein product MFQKKKSVYIVILLLCIVSVRSTFGQHKYLQKWPKGKSPEEIGLLVAGRFVQSAHPNWGNPGPANEITYPETCAWYGALLFAGRIQHDILLKALQGRYEILQATERKLIPKADHVDHTVFGSIPLELYMLTKDNKYLKQGIRYADQQWQLPDKATTAEKDWHDKGFSWQTRLWIDDMFMISTIQAQAYRATGDVSYINRAAREMVMYLSQLQRSNGLFYHADDVPIFWGRGNGWYAAGMAELLRSLPLENPYRAEILAGYQKMMLTLLDYQDTTGMWKQIIDDPTAWNESSGTAMFTYAMTLGVKNGWLEERKFGPVVRKSWLALTEYIDTLGDVSEVCEGTNKKNDKQYYLDRRRLKGDMHGQAPILWTAFALLQNN
- a CDS encoding FecR family protein encodes the protein MKKEIMALLSRYADEKSTVEEKKQLESFVLKKGLANHIRTSEPDYSFLKDRGRKQLVAYLSIQNRSVRLRKRIKIVTAVAATFIIGFLLVKLLYIPSYLDNNKTDIYITEAVNPGDTSAILKLADGKKVLLGRHDGVLMEGQMQLAENNKGQELNYANPLASEEQGLDAWNELIIPRGGQYVVILSDGTRVTMNSASTLRFPVRFTGTDRIVSLEGEAYFEVEKDAKRPFKVLSKDQIVQVTGTKFNVKSYGQNAYVQTSLLEGGVLISQGDQQVHLSPGQQAQSSPGTTLKVRAFEEMDVLGWKNGNFAFDNKSLREIMEDIERWYNIDVSYEGEISSVKYGGNFTKSKGLKVLLNHLSKMTGNRFVIEGRRVTVKS